A single Deltaproteobacteria bacterium DNA region contains:
- a CDS encoding Sir2 family NAD-dependent protein deacetylase, whose amino-acid sequence MAQWMYESHHLVVFTGAGISTESGISDFRGPDGVWTRRDKGLSPKPMSVSMDAVEPNAGHLAIAELQKMGKLQFLISQNVDNLHLKSGIRQEILAELHGNIARLRCKKCGLTVDRSAGREVCRCGGTLVRSVVDFGQSLPERDLALSFKHSRKSDLFVVAGSSLVVTPAADMPAEALRSGAKLVIINRGETPFDPHSHLRFYEKTGDVLPRAVKQLKRLMGLFE is encoded by the coding sequence TTGGCACAGTGGATGTATGAGTCCCACCACCTGGTAGTTTTCACGGGCGCAGGGATAAGTACGGAGTCGGGAATCTCCGATTTCAGAGGCCCTGACGGGGTATGGACACGCCGGGACAAGGGACTTTCCCCGAAGCCCATGAGCGTGTCGATGGATGCAGTAGAGCCGAATGCGGGACACCTCGCCATCGCCGAACTTCAGAAAATGGGGAAATTGCAGTTTTTGATTTCCCAGAATGTAGATAATCTCCATTTGAAATCAGGTATCCGCCAGGAGATACTGGCGGAGCTGCATGGGAACATCGCGAGACTCCGATGCAAAAAGTGCGGGCTAACGGTCGACAGGTCTGCGGGAAGAGAAGTTTGCCGGTGCGGCGGAACGCTGGTTCGCAGCGTCGTCGATTTCGGTCAATCCCTTCCGGAGAGGGACCTCGCTCTGTCATTCAAACATTCACGCAAGAGTGATCTTTTTGTTGTTGCGGGTTCCAGTCTTGTCGTAACACCTGCGGCCGACATGCCGGCAGAGGCGCTTCGTTCCGGTGCAAAACTAGTAATTATCAACCGGGGTGAAACGCCCTTCGATCCGCACTCTCATCTGAGGTTTTATGAAAAGACCGGAGATGTCCTTCCCAGAGCAGTAAAGCAGTTGAAAAGACTGATGGGGCTGTTTGAATAA